In Desulfobulbus oralis, one DNA window encodes the following:
- a CDS encoding subtype B tannase, with product MKLQHIPVLLLATALSAQAALPQQAELPRYPVPKNLDFAQVAGSQKTIDVNGQSVQYRAFEHIVYVMKPTDTRYQIMNVYIPEAYFQGGSVNGFTKDTAPIFFPNNVGGYMPGEAGQPETDSPGSGKPNAIAVALSQGYVVASAGARGRTEANGRAPAAIVDLKAAVRYLKANDAQMAGNAGKIISNGTSAGGALSALLGTSGNAPEYAPYLRALGAANATDDVFAVSAYCPITNLEHADAAYEWQFNGVNDYEKIDIAMLDYHVQRKTVRGTQTAEQIRLSDGLKKLFPAYVNSLKLKNAQGVLMTLDKNGNGSFKAQIESMLAQSAQKALGEGKDLSGQTWLTIENGKVKAADFSAYAQFVGRQKTAPAFDGVDLSTGENNLFGDAQTQAKHFTAFSAQNSTISGAQTADAATVRIMNAMNFIKQGGTQHYRIRAGENDRDTSLAVSQLLALNLQAHGKNVDYALPWGVGHSGDYDLDELFAWMQSVAVQK from the coding sequence ATGAAACTCCAACATATCCCCGTCCTGCTGCTGGCCACAGCCCTGTCCGCCCAAGCCGCATTGCCGCAACAGGCGGAGCTGCCGCGCTACCCCGTGCCGAAAAACCTCGACTTTGCCCAAGTTGCAGGCAGCCAAAAAACAATCGACGTGAACGGGCAGAGCGTGCAATACCGCGCCTTCGAGCACATCGTTTACGTGATGAAGCCTACCGACACGCGCTACCAAATCATGAACGTGTACATCCCCGAAGCCTATTTCCAAGGTGGCAGCGTGAACGGCTTTACCAAAGACACCGCACCGATTTTCTTTCCGAACAACGTGGGCGGCTATATGCCGGGCGAAGCAGGACAGCCTGAAACCGATTCGCCCGGCAGCGGCAAGCCCAACGCCATCGCCGTCGCCCTGTCGCAAGGCTATGTGGTGGCCAGCGCAGGCGCGCGTGGGCGCACCGAAGCCAACGGGCGTGCGCCCGCCGCCATTGTCGATTTGAAAGCCGCCGTGCGCTACCTCAAAGCCAACGACGCCCAAATGGCGGGCAATGCCGGCAAAATCATCAGCAACGGCACCAGCGCGGGCGGCGCATTGTCGGCACTGCTCGGCACCAGCGGCAACGCCCCCGAATACGCGCCCTATCTGCGCGCACTGGGTGCGGCCAACGCCACAGACGACGTGTTCGCCGTGTCCGCCTATTGCCCGATTACCAATCTGGAACACGCCGATGCCGCCTACGAATGGCAGTTCAACGGCGTGAACGACTACGAAAAAATCGACATTGCCATGCTGGACTACCATGTGCAGCGCAAAACCGTTCGCGGCACGCAAACCGCCGAGCAGATACGCCTTTCAGACGGCCTGAAAAAACTGTTCCCAGCCTATGTGAACAGCCTGAAGCTGAAAAACGCCCAAGGCGTGTTGATGACGCTGGACAAAAACGGCAACGGCAGCTTCAAAGCGCAAATCGAATCCATGCTCGCCCAATCCGCGCAAAAAGCCTTGGGCGAAGGCAAAGACCTGTCCGGCCAAACCTGGCTGACAATAGAAAACGGCAAAGTCAAAGCCGCCGATTTTTCTGCCTACGCCCAATTTGTCGGCAGACAAAAAACCGCGCCCGCATTTGACGGCGTGGACTTATCCACCGGTGAGAACAACCTGTTCGGCGACGCGCAAACCCAAGCCAAACACTTTACCGCGTTCAGCGCGCAAAACAGCACCATATCTGGCGCGCAAACGGCAGACGCGGCCACCGTCCGCATCATGAACGCCATGAATTTCATCAAACAGGGCGGCACGCAGCACTACCGCATCCGCGCCGGCGAAAACGACCGCGACACCTCGCTGGCCGTCTCCCAACTGCTCGCGCTCAACTTGCAGGCACACGGCAAAAACGTGGATTACGCCCTGCCCTGGGGCGTGGGACATAGCGGTGATTACGATTTGGACGAGCTGTTTGCCTGGATGCAGTCGGTCGCCGTGCAGAAATAG